The Methanococcoides methylutens MM1 genome has a window encoding:
- a CDS encoding ester cyclase produces MMTTAIPENDPSFDPRSIEERNKELVLGISDQGWHPKQLTGKCSPDYQIHFGGEDLDLDSLMEFMESIHKALPDLQFTINDVIAEGDRVVTRWTASGTHLADFQGVPPTRKPVRFTGITITRIEDGVIAEDWEEVDQLNFAQQFGAFSSDMF; encoded by the coding sequence ATGATGACGACAGCTATACCTGAGAACGATCCATCCTTTGATCCTCGCAGTATCGAAGAAAGGAACAAAGAACTGGTCCTGGGAATTTCAGATCAGGGTTGGCATCCAAAGCAACTGACTGGCAAGTGTAGCCCTGATTACCAGATACATTTTGGTGGTGAGGATCTGGACCTTGATTCTCTTATGGAATTTATGGAATCAATTCATAAAGCGCTTCCTGATCTGCAGTTTACAATCAATGACGTAATTGCTGAAGGTGATAGGGTTGTGACCAGATGGACTGCCAGTGGTACGCATCTTGCTGATTTCCAGGGAGTGCCACCCACACGCAAGCCGGTGCGGTTTACCGGAATAACTATTACACGTATAGAGGATGGCGTTATCGCTGAGGATTGGGAAGAGGTGGACCAGTTGAACTTTGCCCAACAGTTCGGTGCTTTCTCATCTGATATGTTCTGA
- a CDS encoding site-2 protease family protein, with product MIETRILLAFFLLYWVIVSILDKKGILERYNISTYGPVLMIRTLRGQKLLDFLARPKSAWKLFANVGIVLMFIGMFAMFLVIVVSDVAMLSSIGDNTLPEPSKFNEARNIFLIPGVNEFIPLSWGVIALLVTLVVHEFSHAILCKVEGIRVKSMGILLAIVPIGGFAEPDEEELFGVKADNKDKDASSTEGPIERKILGLEKEPDKSKMATREQRARILAAGVMSNFVVATIAFILLFGPVLGAIAPLSDAMIVNVTSDSPADIAGIQDNMVITQIDDTPIEKANDILLYVSSVEPGTVVEVYAAKDSVVSVYDVQVGEDTAEDVKGIYVNDIVPDSPAEAAGIEPGMMIIKIDDTQINSSDDFVLFMNSTEVGQIILVETVMANGPEGNASSAFYEVELVSHPDGGTEKGFLGVYYGSNGLKITPLGITVGEFPAKAYLEALRSIPSMMTGFVGWIILLGLPIVGFAGEGFPGFSGTLAQFYHPVGWGEPLGIGVFWIANALLWIGWLNFYVGLFNCLPAVPLDGGHVFKDYLRSFVGRIVPDEERAANISAAIAATFTFVILISFLFMIFGPYIVHGF from the coding sequence TTGATCGAAACCAGAATTTTATTGGCATTCTTCCTTTTGTACTGGGTCATTGTATCGATCCTCGACAAAAAGGGCATACTTGAGCGATATAACATCTCTACTTATGGCCCTGTTCTTATGATAAGGACCCTCAGGGGGCAGAAACTCCTGGACTTCCTTGCAAGGCCTAAAAGTGCATGGAAATTATTCGCAAACGTCGGGATAGTGTTGATGTTCATTGGAATGTTTGCCATGTTCCTCGTCATAGTGGTATCGGATGTTGCCATGCTTTCATCCATTGGGGACAATACGCTACCTGAGCCTAGTAAGTTCAATGAAGCAAGGAACATTTTCCTGATTCCCGGTGTCAACGAGTTCATACCTCTTTCCTGGGGTGTGATCGCTCTTCTGGTCACACTTGTGGTGCACGAGTTCTCACACGCGATATTGTGTAAAGTGGAAGGCATCAGGGTAAAATCCATGGGTATCCTGCTTGCAATTGTTCCGATCGGTGGTTTCGCTGAACCGGATGAAGAAGAACTTTTCGGAGTGAAGGCGGACAATAAAGATAAGGATGCAAGCTCCACTGAAGGACCTATTGAAAGGAAGATCCTTGGCCTGGAAAAGGAACCCGATAAAAGTAAGATGGCTACAAGAGAGCAGAGGGCAAGGATCTTGGCCGCAGGTGTCATGTCTAATTTCGTGGTTGCAACGATCGCTTTCATTCTATTGTTCGGTCCTGTGCTTGGTGCAATAGCACCTCTTAGTGATGCTATGATCGTCAATGTTACTTCTGACTCTCCAGCGGATATCGCAGGAATTCAGGATAATATGGTCATCACTCAAATAGATGATACTCCAATTGAAAAAGCAAATGATATTCTGTTATACGTTAGTAGTGTTGAACCGGGTACTGTTGTAGAGGTGTACGCGGCCAAAGACAGTGTGGTATCGGTCTATGATGTTCAGGTTGGGGAAGATACCGCTGAAGACGTTAAAGGTATTTATGTGAATGATATTGTTCCGGATTCACCTGCAGAAGCAGCTGGAATTGAACCGGGAATGATGATCATCAAAATTGATGATACCCAAATAAACTCATCAGATGACTTTGTACTTTTCATGAACTCGACCGAAGTGGGTCAGATCATACTTGTAGAAACAGTAATGGCCAATGGTCCGGAAGGAAATGCGTCGTCTGCCTTCTATGAGGTAGAACTGGTTTCCCATCCTGACGGAGGCACAGAAAAAGGTTTCCTTGGTGTTTATTATGGTTCCAACGGGCTTAAGATCACACCTCTTGGTATTACCGTAGGTGAGTTCCCTGCAAAGGCATACCTCGAAGCCCTGCGCTCAATACCTTCAATGATGACCGGTTTTGTCGGCTGGATCATTCTTCTGGGACTTCCTATCGTTGGATTTGCAGGTGAAGGTTTCCCTGGTTTTAGTGGTACACTTGCACAGTTCTACCATCCTGTAGGATGGGGTGAGCCACTTGGTATAGGTGTTTTCTGGATCGCAAATGCTCTGTTATGGATAGGTTGGCTCAACTTCTATGTAGGCCTGTTCAATTGTCTCCCGGCAGTACCACTTGACGGAGGGCATGTATTCAAGGACTATCTGCGTTCGTTTGTTGGCAGGATCGTGCCGGATGAGGAAAGGGCAGCAAATATCTCAGCAGCTATTGCAGCAACATTCACATTTGTGATCCTTATATCCTTCCTGTTCATGATATTCGGGCCGTATATTGTGCATGGTTTCTAA